ATAGTAGCTACTGATTGTTGAAAGAAAGAAATAAGAATTTTTTATAGAAAAAAAGTAAAAAGGTATATTTTAATTCTAAAAATAGAAATTTTGAAAGAATTATGCGAAATCATTAAAACACTGAAGAATGGTTAATTTTCGTTTGTAATCTATTTTTAACTTGTAAGACTATTTTCAGATTAAATTTGAACTATATACAGAACTAAATCGGACACACACACACAAGTAATATTCAGTTTACACGTTTCTAAATAAAATATCACACAACTAAATTACATACTGTATATAGTTAAGGAAAAATTGGAAAAAATAGACACTTTGAACTTTTATTTGTCACAATAGAACTTCTGATACTTTGGACAATTCTGGACATATTTTACCCTTCTTTTATTGGAAAAATAGTAAACTGAATTTTAAAAATGTTAAAAAAATATGAAAACTATTGGAAACATAAGTATGACAATATATATGTTTAGTTGTTTTTTTTTTAAAATAGAATCATATTTTATTTTATCTTCTAGCTACAGTTAGAATATTCATTCTGGTTATCTACTTAGTCTAGAAATCGGATACTAAGTTTTATACATAGATATATCCAGGGTATACAACGTAAACTAGTCTTTCTTATATATTCTAACACAACTATAATTCGAAACGTTATAATCAAGAAAGATGCCTTCAGTCTACCTACATCTTGATAACAACATATAGCTACAACTCAATGATATAGCTTGGCTATATTACGTGTCATAACATGTTATGTCTTTTACCTTATATGATGCCTAAAGGAAGAATATGTTTCTCAGCTACTCTACTCTGTTCTGCGTAAGTTAGTATACATATTCTAGGCAATTCCGGAAAATATGGAAACTTCCATATTCGGTTAAAGATGTTTCCTAAATCGAAACTAAATCTACCCTAAATCTCTCAAAGAATATTTTCTCCCACGTTTTTCTCCTTCCTCCCACTCCCACTCCCACAATTTTTTACTCTTCGTTCTTTGTGTTTCTCTCTTCTTCATCGACATAATCATCTATTCTCTCTATCAATACAACATGGTTCTAATCTATGTTAAATCTGGTGAACCTGCAGTTNNNNNNNNNNNNNNNNNNNNNNNNNNNNNNNNNNNNNNNNNNNNNNNNNNNNNNNNNNNNNNNNNNNNNNNNNTGTTTAGATCATCAATGTGTTGTTGATGTAGTTTTTGGCGAGAAGGATAAACTCTAGACTGGTGCCTAAGGAGAGAGAGGAGCTGTACATGAAGTGGGACGTACCATTGGAAGGGAAACAGAGGAAGTTACAGTTCGTGAACAAGCTATGGACTGATCCTTACGACTCAAGGCACGTGCAGGAGAGTGCAGAGATAGTTGCCAAGCTTGTTGGGTTCTGTGAAAGTGGTAACATCTCTAAAGAGATGTTTGAGCTCAACTTCGCCATGCCTTCAGATAAAAGGTGGAACATTGTTTGGGACATCTCTAATCTTCTTCATCTATGAAGATAGCTTTTTTTTTTGTAAAAAAGTAGACAACGCATAAGAGTACTCCTAGGTATGGCTGTGTTTGTAGCACTAGATTCCTTGTCAAATTTGAGACTATAACGATCAGATAACCATGTATGATCCTAGCGCATACCACGTCCTCTTGACAGTGGCTACAACAAACCTCAGTTTTAGAATTGATTTTGATGAGTCAAGGACATTGTACCCCCATTGTTGGGGAGGCTCAGCTAAGTAATTATACTTGTAATAAAGTTTTCTTCCACTGTCGCACATAAAAAAGGTTGATCTTTAACCAGATTAATATTCAACAATATGAAGGTACACAACAAAACTGAATCAATCTCTGCAACCTGAAACTTTTGTGTGCCACGACAGGCCCTTATTTTCCGAGGAACACTGTAATATTAGAGCATGAGTGTAACCAAATCTATGATAAATAATGACAACAACTGAACAATATTGAATCAAACAGCAAACTTAAGTTTCTTCTATGTTGTTGGAAAATGTAATTCTAGTTTTCCTCCCTCTCCCTGTGCTCAGGTGATGAACTGTATAAGAAATAGCTAAACAATACGCAGCAATGACATTTGTTAGATATGTTGTTGGTTTATGTATGCCTGTCGAAGAACTTCTCTATGAGTACAGAGAAAGTTGCAAAGCCAGCGAAGCCTATACACGCAGCTTTTGGCCCACCTGATACAAAATCAAATTCATCAAAATCTCCAGACGCAACGTATAATAAGATAAAACAAAAATCTATTGAAAGAGGGCATGTGATATGTCAAAGGAACAAAAGCGATTACGAGACTTCAGTTTGAGAATCAAGGATTATTACATACTGTTAAGAAATGTGAGCGAATTTGATGGAAGAACACTTCGATTTGGAATTGATCCGTCCGACGAAACTAGTTGAGAAAGAAGACTTTGATTTCGTTGTTTCTTCAGTGAGATAGAAGAGAAAGATGACGAAAACGAGATTAGATACTAGGGCAGATGAAGAGCTCGGCGGAGAAGACAAGGGGCGGATGAAGAACCCTAAATCGCCATGGGAGAAGCTTTTAGGCGGAGAAGACGAGGTAAAAAAAGAATTAGGATATTGATATCTTAACCCGTGTCCCTCTTTTGTTCTCTCATTTTTTTTCTTTTGTTTTTTTAACTATTTTAACTATTAAATTTATTACGAAAATTATTAGAGAATTATTACTTATTATTATAATTCAACTTAATTGATTAATTTAAGAGCATTATGGTATTTATAGGAATTAAAATTTTATTTTCCTAAAAAGTGTTGCAGAAGTCTTAAGCGGACAAATCCAAGTTCAAAGTGTCTCGTTTTTCTAATTTTCCCTATATTTAAACTGACTAGTCGGTTGGAATTCTGTCGTTAGTTTTGGCAGCCATGGAAAATGATCTTTAATTAAACAATTATAGAAAAACTTATGGAAAATTATTAACCAAAAAAATTAGAGAAAATCTTTTTATTTTCTTTCAGGTTTGTACTGAAAGAAATATTTGAGTGATGATGGTTGACTGGGGCATACTTAATTAGAGACCCAATTAACTTAGTTTATGGACCGTAGGTGAATTAGCATTAAAAAGTGGGTCAACACTTTTTATTTTCCTCATATCATTAATGAATCATAAGTACTGTATGAGTATATGTTCGTACTTGCGTAATTTAAGTCAATATGCAGTTATATACACATGTGACATGTGACATGTTTTAGGAGAAAGAAACCATAGGTCTTGCGTAAGGGTAACTAAGCTATTGTATGGAATCTATTATTAGTCGTTACATAATAAAAAAGGTGAAAAATCCTGAAAATGCTTAAAACCAGTGTTTTTAAAACCGGACTGGCTAGCGAATCGGAATTTTTTGGGTCATGGGTCATTGTGGTTTGACTAGGTCTAAACCGGATTTGATCGGATTTACTTAGATTAAACTAAATTTAATGATATTTTATAAATAATATGCATATTTTTTAATAAAAAATAGATCAATCAAATAAAATGTTTAAATAGCCATAATGTGTAGAAAAAAATAAAAATAAAAACTAAAATTTAAAATCAATATGAATAATACATTTAAATTTTATTCGCAAATCTTATCGCTCTAAATTTTCATCACTTTTAAAAAAAATTGTATACACATTAGGTAAAAGTTATATTTTGTAATACAAATTTCAGAAACGAAAATGTTTCAATTATTTAAGGTTTTTAAAACAAGTGATCATGAAATAAAAGTTTTTTAAAAAATGAGAAGTAGACAAAAACAATATCTCGACGTGAATATTGAACTTTGCGAAATTTTATAATTTATGAGTTGTAAAGACGACATAAAAAAGACGAGAGACAATACTTTATTAATCTTTGATAAATCTTATTTTTACTTAGAAAAAGAAAAATTAATTGTTTCATTAACAAAATTTTGGCTTATATACGAACCGGTATTTGGCCGGTTCATTGGGTCGCCGGTTCCCGAGTTTTTGACGGTTCGATAGGAGTTTTTAATTGGTTCGATTTTAGTTGGGTTTTAGCATTAATCCAACCCGGATTATTTTTGGTTCATGGTTCAATCCGGTCCGACCGCTGGTACAGGTTTGAAAACACTGCTTAAAACTGTATGGTGCATCAATGTTTGAGATTAAACTAATTACTGTGTCGTTCAAATAGTTTCTTTTATCAAATAAACTTAGGTATATAAAAATAAAAAATAAACTTAGGTATTAAAAATAAAAAATAAACTTAGGTATTAAAAATAAAAAATAAACTTAGGTATAGACACGTGCCTAAAGTTTATATGTTGTGGCACTTGGCAATCTTTCTTTTACATCATTATGTAAAAAATATACTAGTAATTAAGAATCCCAAATGGGACCAAAAGCTGGAACCCCAGAAGCCTTACATGCATTAACAACGTCGCGACTTCCTTCAGGGTTGCTTGTAACAATTACAACTTGAGCTCCAAACTTCTTGGAAACTTTAACGCTCATTTCCGACACATTAGGTCGTCCTAGAATCGCGGTATCGTGAACTATGATCCTGTCTTGATGAGGATCAGATTTAATCCTATTCACAATCTCCGACCCGAAATTATCATCTAATCCTTTAGCCACCCAGATTAAATATACCTCGGCCTTACTCTGCTGCATGAGAAACGATAAAAATACACAAATCCCCGAACCAGTGGCCACAAGTAATACCTGTAAAAAACGTATATATTAAAATCTAAATGGTAGTATTTCAGTTGAAATAAAAATAATTTTTTAAAAAAATATTGCAATCTTGCTGGTCATCAACGTTTTCGCACAGCATATTTTTCTAGTCTACTTATCTAAAACAGTGGTTGTCATAAGTTTGAAGTGGAAAAATAAAAATAAAATCCCACAAAAAATATATTTCATTGTAGCTAATATTAATACTCAACTGATGTGTCGGCATATATATTTTAAAAAAGCGTCAAAAACATGTTCAAAATGGTCAATTATCCAATAAATAAACTGTTGAAAATTTGTCACGAGTTAAATTCTAGGTTTTAAGAGAATTTTTATTTACCTTGCCATACAAGTTAACTAGATAGGGTAAGCCGGCAAAGTGAACCGTACGGACCCATAAGTGAGTTGGAGGTTTTGAGACCAATGACTTGGTGAAGTCTCCGACAGCACCGGCTAACATCATGTGCGATGTCTTCCCGTCAGAGATGATCCCAAAAGCATGCCATTCTGACAACGGGGATGGACTGATCCTTCCCAAGATCCCTGGTTTCACACCTCCACTGAACTTGATCAGCGACGCGTGGCCCGAGAGAGATGATATATCAACCGGAACGCGTCTCACAGTCAACCAAGGGAGCACAATAGCGACTGTGATCGCTAACGTAAACCAAAACTCTTGCCTTTTGATCAGCGTCGAGGCGAGATTATCGGTGTAAGATCTCGAAACTGGATCGTAGGAAGTCGTTAATACTATAAACGCCCAAACAAGGCCTAAAGCAGACCAGCCCGCGAATCTGTGGACGCGTTCAAAGACGTTGTGGTGTAAATGACGAACAAGAGGAAACGCAGCTGCGGATGTGAGGCAGAGGAGGGAAAGAATCGCGGACGCAACCGCTATGATCGCTGTTGAATTGTTGTCCCTGTCTTTAAGAGTGAGAACTAATGAGTAGACAAGCCAAACGATTGAGGAAACGCCGCAACCGCTGTGGATACCGCCTAGGCTTTGCAAGAGCGACGTGACCGCGATTTTAATGCGGAGAGGGACAAAGGAGCGTCCGAGGATGGTTACGGTTAGGTAGAAAACGAGTCTCAAGAAGGCTTCGCTTCTACAGAGAGTTAGGGCAAGAATATTGGCGATTGAAAACAGAGATGCTCCGTTTCTAGTGTAAGTAAAACGTCCCGTGGCTGCGAGAACGAGACCTACGACGTTTAGAAACAATGAAGTGACGAAGAGACGTTTGTAAACGGTGAAGAGTCCTTGATCAAGAAGTATGATTGATAGTCTTGAAACGCGTTTCTTTGGAACCGGCGGTTGCTGCGGTTTCTCGCTGTGTTTGCTTGAGGAAGAATCAAGAATTGCGTTTTCGTCTGTAGTATTGCGTTGTTCGTCTCCTTCTTTGAACACA
The DNA window shown above is from Brassica oleracea var. oleracea cultivar TO1000 chromosome C3, BOL, whole genome shotgun sequence and carries:
- the LOC106333611 gene encoding uncharacterized protein LOC106333611, which gives rise to MENASTVRFSSCRGVAFEIKPHANPFAIITTDQNLNANAEREETSRRFRLPKDFIRNASKAFPSSLQQSISLVSSHFCDLDSDNDDEEDEDDFYYLEEGVFKEGDEQRNTTDENAILDSSSSKHSEKPQQPPVPKKRVSRLSIILLDQGLFTVYKRLFVTSLFLNVVGLVLAATGRFTYTRNGASLFSIANILALTLCRSEAFLRLVFYLTVTILGRSFVPLRIKIAVTSLLQSLGGIHSGCGVSSIVWLVYSLVLTLKDRDNNSTAIIAVASAILSLLCLTSAAAFPLVRHLHHNVFERVHRFAGWSALGLVWAFIVLTTSYDPVSRSYTDNLASTLIKRQEFWFTLAITVAIVLPWLTVRRVPVDISSLSGHASLIKFSGGVKPGILGRISPSPLSEWHAFGIISDGKTSHMMLAGAVGDFTKSLVSKPPTHLWVRTVHFAGLPYLVNLYGKVLLVATGSGICVFLSFLMQQSKAEVYLIWVAKGLDDNFGSEIVNRIKSDPHQDRIIVHDTAILGRPNVSEMSVKVSKKFGAQVVIVTSNPEGSRDVVNACKASGVPAFGPIWDS